Within Paenibacillus sp. RUD330, the genomic segment GAATGACCGTGAACAGGATGAGCCGCACCGCTCCTTTGAATATGTCCGTCGGATAGGTCGTAAAGGCCAGATGGCCGTTGAACAGCTGGAATGCGATGCCCTCCGCGTTGCCGATGAAGAACGCGAGAGAGCCGGCGGCGACGTTGAAGAACAGGAAGATCAGCCCCGCCAGCAGCAGGCCCAGCATAAATCTCAGAACCCCGCCGGGCGACAGCTCGCCCGCATAGACGAAGATCGCCAGGCCGAACAGAAAGTCTCCGATCGCCGTCAGCGACATCCGGCTTGCAAGCACATTGAGCAGCACCGGCTTGGGCTGGGTCAAGTAGACATCCAGCTCGCCCCGCGCCGTGATGGAGGCGATCCGGCTGAAGTTGCCGAACAGCATGCTCGCCCAGCCGAAGCCTCCCGTTCCAACCGCCCACATGAGCATCACATCGTTGATTCCCCAGCCGTTGACCGAAGGAAAGCGGGTAAAGAAGATGCCCCAGAACACGATCCAGATGACGTTGTTCAGGAACATCATGCCGGCCGTCATGAAAAAGCTGAGCCGGAACTCCATCGCTCCCGCCAGATTGAGCTTCCAGCAGGCGAGCAGGAACGGCAGCGTTCCTTTTCTCAAGCTTCCTTTCCTAACCTCCGTTGACATTCAGCCTTCTCACTCCCCTCGAGTAGATCCAGGCGACCAGCGCGCCGAGCAGCGCGATCCAGAATATCTGGGTGGCGAGAAATGCTCCCAGCGCATCCGTGCCGCCCACCGCCGTCTTCGCCGGGAAGTACAGCACCGCCTGGAAAGGCAGCCAGGCGCATATCTGCTGCAGCCAGTGCGGCATGAGATCCAGAGGAATGAGCATGCCTCCGACCGTGAACTGCAGCTTCTGCAGGACGAACTCCAGGCCGCGGGTCTCCTCGACCCAGAACGCGCACAGCGCGATGGACATGTTGAGCAGGTAAGCGATCGTGAAGGAGCCGAGGCCGAGCGCCGCCATGCCCGCCCAGCCGAAGCCGAAATCCGGCGGTCCGACCATCAGCCAGCCGATCAGCGTGCCAGCGGCGAGATTGACGGCGAAGCGGAGCAAAGCCTCGCCCATATAGGAGAAATACTGATAGCCGACATAGGAGATCGGCGTCAGCAGCCGGACGGCGACGCCTCCGCTTTTGACCTCCTCCTCGATTCTCGTGCATTGCTGGGGGCAGGCCATCGTGAACGCCTCCGTCAGGACGAGGTACCAGATGATGTCCTTCAGGACGAAGCCCCCGATG encodes:
- a CDS encoding ABC-2 family transporter protein, which gives rise to MRKGTLPFLLACWKLNLAGAMEFRLSFFMTAGMMFLNNVIWIVFWGIFFTRFPSVNGWGINDVMLMWAVGTGGFGWASMLFGNFSRIASITARGELDVYLTQPKPVLLNVLASRMSLTAIGDFLFGLAIFVYAGELSPGGVLRFMLGLLLAGLIFLFFNVAAGSLAFFIGNAEGIAFQLFNGHLAFTTYPTDIFKGAVRLILFTVIPAGFISYMPIGLLRGWQGDYLLLAIGAAAMIAAGSIGLFYWGLRRYSSGNMMTMRS
- a CDS encoding ABC-2 family transporter protein encodes the protein MKIEVRKPAAGPGYDMGGGRGWKRRPYSSRQEAMVLKGRKYAAVGSITFKQQTAYMADFLIRSVFLLLILFIFMQLWSAAYSGQGGAEASIGGFVLKDIIWYLVLTEAFTMACPQQCTRIEEEVKSGGVAVRLLTPISYVGYQYFSYMGEALLRFAVNLAAGTLIGWLMVGPPDFGFGWAGMAALGLGSFTIAYLLNMSIALCAFWVEETRGLEFVLQKLQFTVGGMLIPLDLMPHWLQQICAWLPFQAVLYFPAKTAVGGTDALGAFLATQIFWIALLGALVAWIYSRGVRRLNVNGG